From the genome of Impatiens glandulifera chromosome 9, dImpGla2.1, whole genome shotgun sequence, one region includes:
- the LOC124916517 gene encoding uncharacterized protein LOC124916517 produces MVKQLAKCTACVIIPSAAHDDVKVVANYPVKFKTAAGVGATWCLVAGQILLKQPAAAATRTSCRARRRSVRYHNDDDGQNEDLAMLERYSQSARDEALIVRAILDEQEVQVVVFKGFSSSLSYGTSADPSTSILPARAAIRWIDRIKGPFDPSQIDYIEKDLSWDAFKTRLQDLYY; encoded by the exons ATGGTGAAGCAATTAGCCAAGTGTACGGCCTGCGTCATTATTCCATCAGCTGCACATGATGATGTTAAAGTTGTAGCAAATTATCCAGTTAAGTTTAAGACTGCAGCCGGCGTAGGAGCTACCTGGTGCTTAGTAGCTGGGCAAATACTCCTCAAACAACCTGCAGCAGCAGCTACTAGAACATCATGTAGAGCAAGAAGGAGATCAGTCAGATATcataatgatgatgatgggcAAAATGAAGACTTAGCTATGTTAGAACGGTACAGCCAATCAGCTAGAGATGAAGCACTTATTGTTAGGGCTATATTGGATGAACAAGAAGTTCAAGTTGTCGTCTTCaag ggGTTCTCGTCCAGCTTGAGCTATGGCACTTCTGCAGACCCATCAACAAGTATTCTTCCGGCAAGGGCAGCCATAAGATGGATAGACAGAATCAAAGGCCCCTTTGACCCTTCCCAAATTGACTACATTGAGAAAGATTTGTCGTGGGATGCTTTTAAGACCCGTTTGCAGgatctttattattaa